TGACGGTCTGAGATGACACAAACTTCCATGTGTTGAGGTATAACCTTTATTCTCAATAGCCCTATGAACCATGCCCAATTATCGTTGCTCTCTGCAGAAACCAAATCAAAAGCCAATGGAAACAGCCGGCTGTTGGCATCATTAGCTATTGCAACCAACATAGTGCCCTTGAATTGTCCGGTCAGGAAAGTGCCATTCACGGAGATGACCGGCCTATAGTGCTGAAAACCCCTTATGCACTGCTCGAAAGCCCAGAATGCAAGGCCAAAGACTCGGACATTTGCACCGTTGTAAATTCTAGTTCTTTGCCCAAAAGGCTCGACCATATGAATCATGCCTGGGTTGGTATGAGCCATCGCTCCCAACAACCTAGGGAGTCGGTTGTATGCTTCCTCCCAATCACCATACAACATGTTGAATGCAGCTTGCTTGGCCTTCCATGCCTTCCCGTACTTCACCTTGTAATGGAAAAGAGCATCCACAAGTTCGATGACTTCCTTGATCGACATTGTCGGTAGTGACTTGATGGAATTGGAAAGCTTGTAGCCGATGAATTCCGAGGTGAGTTGCAGGTGATCTATTTTCACATCCTTGTCATCTCGGTTTTTTCCTGTACAAAGGTGAGTTGCAGAACAACTATATATGTGCCATTCGGGCCCTCCTTTTAGTGGTCTTGCACGAACAATCCATGGATATCCTTCCTCCACACATTTAACCGTGTAACGAAGCTTCGTGTCCGCATGAATCACCTTGTATGGATGATGAGACGTAACAGAGTACTCCTTTATCCAAACCTTGTATTCCAACAAAGTTCGAAACCTTATTCCCGACTGAATGACATACTCATCCTCATTCATATCCCTGTAGGAGATGGGTCTTGGTCCAAGAGAATTACCCTTGTCACCGTCTACTACGGCTTCATCCGCCAAACTAACATTGCGGAACAATGATATCCGATGATCATGCCCTAACACCTTGTCGTGAACTTTCGCTTCTTTCGTTGTGAACCCATCCTCATTCACTTCTTCATCGGGATCGTTGTCATCCGAATCCGCAGCATAAGATCGCCCAAAAGGTAGGTCACGATCCATGTCCTCCTGCAAACAGTATGCAGCCAAATCATTGATATTGTTGTCATGCAAATCATCATCCCTATCATCGCCCATGTTCTCATCATTCTCTTCCGATTCTGGCTTGCTTGTTGACGCATCGGAGGCCCCCTATCCTCAACTTGGTTCATGTGAGGAGAACTTGTTGTTACAACATGAGATTCCTTTCGCACAGGACTTACGATGTGCAAATTGCCATCAACCTTCCTTCCAGCGATTAACTCTGAATGCTTGCTACCGTCCACTTGGTTCATGTCTGCCGGATTACTTGTTTCACATTCAGCCTGCCTTCGAACAGGACTTGAAATGTCCAAACTGCCGTCAACCTTCCTTGTAGCGAATAACTCAAGAGCCTTGTCTTGTGATGCCGCCACCGTCTCTTTGTATGCGGCCCATCGTTGCTCGGAACATATGCGCATTGTCTTCCATCGGAGGTGACTGCCGAACCCAACATTCAGTCTTCCCTCCAACTCCACCACAACATTTCGATCCATCCATTCCAACTCAATCCGCACTGCTTCCAATAGCTCTCTATAGGTAGGACTACAATCGAATACCAAGTCTCTCTCCTCCACATCCGACTTTTCATTGCCTCCCAAAAAAGCATCTTTGTCCACGTAATGAACATGAACTATTTTTGACATCTATAAAAAGATTACAACGGAAAACTATCGTCAAGGCCCTGAGGAGTATAAACTATCAGCTTAATGGTTCCAATTACCTAGTAACCTAAATTAACCTAAATTACGATTCTCACTCAGATCTAGGTTACATCCATCAAATCTTGGCTTTGGATTCATCCATCAAATCTTGGCTTTGGATTCATCCCTACGATGCCAACACATTAAAACAACAAACCTAACTCAACCCTAGCCTTCGGATTCAATTAACCTAACTGAATCGAAACCTAGctaaagaaaggaaaggggGGGTACCTTGCTGCACTTTGCTTGTCGGGGTTGGAGGCGAACTCGACCCCCCGAGCCGCCTCCGATTCCACAATCTTGGGGGCATGGCGCACACCGCCATCTATTCCTCCGCGCGTGCGAGCGCCCTGCCTGCAAGAATCGACTGGAGCTAGGTCTGTGCACCCGCGTGGAAGAAGTTAACCATATAAGACTCTCTTATCATGTAGCGCCTTAAGCGAAGGCGCTACATGTTACTGTCTAACACCTTACCGTAAGGCGCTACATAACCTTTCGTGCGGGGCCGGGAAGTGCCACGCTGGCTCGGACTTGCCACGTTGGCAGGCCCCATAGCGCACAAGTAAGCGGCGCTATGAAAGGAAGTATAACGTCTAAGAGTAAAGATTATCCCCGTGAAATAGTTTCGTCCGGAGTCGTGTGATGAAATAGTCGAGGCTCGATGTCTATTTCGTTGAAATCGACGTGAACAAGTAAATTCGGCCGGGGGGGCAGCATGCAGCAAAGCGTTGCTGCAGGTGGGGCTAGCTAGGAGCGCGAGGCGGGGCAGAGGGCTGCTACCAACCGTTGGTTGCGCAGCGTACGGTGGACGCCAGTTTCGATTAGTTACTGGAGTACGGGCTGTCGTAGTAGTAAATGCTTTGCTGCTGAGACTCTGGGCTGGGGGGCGTGGGCGCCACCGGCGGTCGGCAATAATTTTCGTTCCTTTGTAGCCGGCTGCCGACGCATGCGCCGAGTTAGCGGTGCTACCATACGGAAGAATTCCATTGACGCCGCCGGTAGAAACCGTGATTGAGAGAAGAAAAGGTGGATGGGCGATGATGCAAGATCGTTCTAGAGAACCAAATGGAAGAATTGATTCATGTCAGACTGCATTGCATCGAGCATGGCGCAGGTACACGTAATTTGCGGTACTACTACATCTTAGAGATGGGTCGTAGGTACTCGGGCGATTACTGCTACTGCTCTGCTAGGGACCTCGCCGACTGACCGACGTACGCTTGCATTTACTGAGGAATCCCGTTTCTTGTTCCTTCCCCGGTGGAAACTTCATTGCATACACAGAGGGGAGCTACGGCACTCCTTTGCTGCCAGGTACTCCGTAATCATTATCACCATTTAATCTTTATTAATCCCgaaacaaaacagaaaaacaccTTGACTTTCCTGCAACAGCACACCCACGTAGAAACAACAGCAGAGACATACATACATGCGCAAGCTCATCCTCGGAAGAGACAAAGCAGCCTCGGAATAAAGAACTCCCGTTTCGCAAGCCAAGGAAGGACCCACGCACGAACCATgacaccgccggccggccggcatgcATACATGATGCATGGGTGTCTCAATTCAAAACTCGCGTAAACTAAACACCAGTGCAAtactctctttttctttagcCAACGAATTAGTATTTTCCACTGACACACCTCCTCCAAACACAAGAATCTAATCCCCCTCTCACTCTGCCCGTAATTCGTTCGCCCAACCACCACTCGCTCTTAATCTATCCTTTGCCGCGCGCACTGCTCCACTGCTAATAATCAATGGCCATGTTCTCCGCAGGAGGCAGTGCTAATCCTTGTCGACCCCGACCCCACAGCGACTAAACAAGCAGTCACAGATTTTTCATGTCGATAATCATCGTCTCCCATCCATTATAATTATCTTTCCTCCACGTTTGTGGACTTGTGGTGGAGGGCATGCACGGCACCACAAAGGCCATTTTACAGCTAGTGCATGCGCATGCGATGCGATGCGAAGCCCTCTCGCTGCAATGCAGGAACGAACATTCTTTCAGACTTCGTAGCCCGCGAGCCGGGTGCTTCGACGATACCATTCGATTCCATGCTTTCTCCCCCGCCGGAAGCGTCagcgcacgcacgcacgccgaAATCCAAGAATTTACCGGCAGGGGCAGTAAAAAAGCTGCCTTTTCTTTCATTCTTTCCGTGGGCTCGGGCAGCAGCCGTGCGGCGGGTGAGAAGGGATGGAGTGGCCGTAGCAGCTTATCAGCTCCCTGCCTGTTTCCGGTTGCTTCTGTCGCCGGCCGTCCGTTGCGTACGTTCTCTccacgacgcgcagcagcCAAGCAGCGCGTGTCTCGCATGCACGGACCCGGCTCCGACCCGTGAGCTAGCTGCGACTGAACCGAGAAAGGAGCGAACAGGGGCAGAGCCCAATTCGGCAGAGCCACCAGATCGAGCTGTTTTGACCGGTATGCCCGTTTGTGctggtttttccttttgtcaCGGGTGCTTGTGTGATTCCCATTTATGTTTGCTGCTTGTCACGGTGGCGCATACTCACTGCTgcgacaaaaataaaaagtgcATAGTCACTGTCACCGACCCTTTGGCGCTTGCTGGAGCAACGGTTGTGAGCGGGATGCTTGCAATGGCGAGTGTATTTGGTAAGGTAAATCCAGGGAGGACGCCAAATTAGAAAGTACTGCAgctttggaaaagaaaaaagacacaTGAAGAAACGAATGTGAACAATCCAACGTATAATCGTTATACCATCTTCAGCAGTAGCCTTTATAAAGGTCTCCAAATGTTGTTTAGGAGcttttttctaaatttttgatCCCTTATTCAATCTTCAGCACGAGCACCTATATTCCAGCCTCTATGTAGTTCTTCCATTACACTGACATATGGGGCCATCTGTCAGTGGgacattttcaattttttttctttctattgcCTTCTTCCCCAAGCCCGTACGAGAGGGAGATGTGCCATTCTTCCCCATGGAGGCTGGCGGGCCAAA
The Brachypodium distachyon strain Bd21 chromosome 2, Brachypodium_distachyon_v3.0, whole genome shotgun sequence genome window above contains:
- the LOC104583173 gene encoding uncharacterized protein LOC104583173 — protein: MGDDRDDDLHDNNINDLAAYCLQEDMDRDLPFGRSYAADSDDNDPDEEVNEDGFTTKEAKVHDKVLGHDHRISLFRNVSLADEAVVDGDKGNSLGPRPISYRDMNEDEYVIQSGIRFRTLLEYKVWIKEYSVTSHHPYKVIHADTKLRYTVKCVEEGYPWIVRARPLKGGPEWHIYSCSATHLCTGKNRDDKDVKIDHLQLTSEFIGYKLSNSIKSLPTMSIKEVIELVDALFHYKVKYGKAWKAKQAAFNMLYGDWEEAYNRLPRLLGAMAHTNPGMIHMVEPFGQRTRIYNGANVRVFGLAFWAFEQCIRGFQHYRPVISVNGTFLTGQFKGTMLVAIANDANSRLFPLAFDLVSAESNDNWAWFIGLLRIKVIPQHMEVCVISDRHQGILNAMEVELPGFAPLHHRWCMRHFVANFYRACRNQELSDYLKHCCQAYSERRFSNLINALLTSRDLSPGVLEFLNRHLASRSKWARAFDEGGRRYGQMTSNMAECFNMVLRGVRALPVTAIVQYTFDKMNGYFLKYSEETDRQIAGKNRAKKKYMYPPKVDAWITFQTRKADSQTAVCFDNDEWIYQVNEPRGTTSDGVQHGGRAFEFSLRTCECSCKRPSLQVNP